A region from the Rufibacter sp. DG15C genome encodes:
- a CDS encoding queuosine precursor transporter, which yields MSIATAAQSMGYRKRQLFMVLSGIFLTNALLAELIGVKIFSGEALFGLPGAQIPVLGAALDFNLTAGVIIWPIVFVTTDIINEYFGRDGVKKISVLTAILIAYGFLVIVAATGLPPAQFWLDVNNQGPNGSAFDMDFAFNRVFRQGLGIIIGSLVAFLVGQLLDAYVFHKLKHLTGSKKLWLRATGSTLISQLVDTVVVLFIAFYVFGNWDLKTVLSVSVINYLYKFTVAIILTPLLYLVHPIIDRYLAGDHHDVPMDTFISND from the coding sequence ATGTCCATTGCCACCGCTGCCCAGTCCATGGGCTATAGAAAAAGACAGCTCTTCATGGTGTTGAGCGGCATCTTTTTGACCAATGCCTTGCTGGCAGAACTGATTGGCGTCAAGATTTTCTCAGGCGAGGCGCTTTTTGGTCTACCCGGTGCGCAGATTCCGGTGTTGGGGGCCGCCCTTGATTTCAATTTGACCGCGGGGGTCATCATCTGGCCCATTGTGTTTGTGACCACAGACATCATCAATGAGTACTTCGGGCGGGACGGCGTGAAGAAGATTAGCGTGCTTACCGCCATTCTCATTGCCTACGGCTTTCTGGTGATTGTGGCGGCCACAGGCTTGCCTCCGGCGCAGTTCTGGCTGGATGTGAACAACCAAGGCCCCAACGGAAGCGCCTTTGACATGGACTTCGCCTTTAACCGCGTGTTCAGACAGGGATTGGGCATCATCATCGGTTCTTTGGTAGCGTTTTTGGTGGGGCAGTTGCTGGACGCCTACGTGTTCCATAAACTCAAGCATTTGACCGGCAGCAAGAAGCTTTGGCTGCGCGCCACAGGCTCCACGCTCATCTCCCAGTTGGTAGACACGGTGGTGGTGCTGTTTATTGCATTCTATGTCTTCGGGAACTGGGATTTGAAGACGGTGCTCTCAGTATCGGTCATTAATTACCTATACAAATTCACGGTGGCCATCATTTTAACCCCGTTGTTGTATCTGGTGCATCCCATCATTGACCGCTACCTGGCCGGCGACCACCACGACGTTCCCATGGACACGTTCATCTCCAACGACTGA
- a CDS encoding O-acetylhomoserine aminocarboxypropyltransferase/cysteine synthase family protein, with protein sequence MSLSYHFDTLQLHAGQEIDATTRSRAVPIYQTTSYVFENAAHGANLFALKEFGNIYTRIMNPTTDVFEKRIAALEGGVAAVAVGSGQAAQFIALTNILQAGDNFIASSNLYGGSYNQFKVAFKRLGIEVRFTKNDEPASFAKLVDENTKAFYLETIGNPRFNVPDFEAIAAVALGHKLPLVVDNTFGAGGYLFRPLEHGANVVVASATKWIGGHGTSVGGVIVDGGNFNWGNGKFPQFSEPSEGYHGLNFWEVFGADGPFGNIAFAIRARVEGLRDFGPAISPFNSFQLLQGLETLSLRVDRTVQNALALAQWLEEHPAVESVNYPGLSSSPYHHLAKRYLKRGFGGVLSFNLKGGKEEAEIFVNNLELVSHLANVGDAKTLIIHPASTTHQQLSEEEQLSAGVNPTLLRVSVGIEHIDDIQADFEQAFAKVKLARPVAEALN encoded by the coding sequence ATGTCCTTATCCTACCATTTTGATACCCTTCAGCTACACGCTGGCCAAGAAATAGACGCTACCACCCGCTCCAGAGCGGTTCCTATCTATCAGACTACCTCTTACGTGTTTGAGAACGCGGCCCACGGCGCTAATTTGTTCGCCTTAAAGGAGTTTGGCAATATCTACACCCGCATCATGAACCCCACCACCGATGTGTTTGAGAAACGCATTGCTGCACTGGAAGGGGGCGTGGCTGCTGTAGCAGTCGGGTCTGGTCAGGCGGCCCAGTTCATTGCATTAACCAACATCCTGCAGGCCGGCGACAACTTTATTGCCTCCAGCAACCTGTACGGCGGTTCTTACAACCAATTCAAGGTGGCTTTCAAACGCCTGGGCATAGAGGTGCGCTTTACTAAAAATGACGAGCCAGCCTCTTTTGCCAAACTGGTGGATGAAAATACCAAGGCCTTCTACCTGGAGACCATTGGTAACCCGCGCTTTAACGTTCCAGACTTTGAGGCTATTGCTGCGGTGGCTCTAGGGCACAAGCTTCCATTAGTAGTTGACAACACCTTCGGCGCGGGCGGTTACCTGTTTAGGCCGCTGGAGCACGGCGCCAACGTGGTCGTGGCTTCGGCTACCAAATGGATTGGCGGGCACGGCACCAGCGTGGGCGGCGTGATTGTAGACGGTGGAAACTTCAACTGGGGTAACGGCAAGTTTCCGCAGTTCAGTGAGCCGTCAGAAGGTTACCACGGACTCAACTTCTGGGAGGTGTTCGGTGCCGACGGCCCGTTTGGGAACATTGCCTTCGCCATCAGGGCCAGAGTAGAAGGTTTGCGAGATTTCGGTCCAGCCATCAGCCCGTTTAACTCCTTCCAATTACTGCAAGGCCTGGAGACGCTCTCCCTGCGCGTGGACCGGACGGTGCAGAACGCCCTGGCCCTGGCCCAGTGGCTGGAAGAACACCCGGCCGTGGAAAGCGTGAACTATCCGGGCCTGTCTTCCAGCCCTTACCACCACTTGGCCAAACGCTACCTCAAACGCGGCTTTGGCGGGGTCTTGAGCTTCAATTTGAAGGGCGGCAAGGAAGAGGCTGAAATCTTCGTGAACAACCTGGAACTGGTGAGCCATCTGGCCAACGTAGGCGATGCCAAGACGCTCATCATCCATCCCGCCTCTACCACCCATCAACAGCTCTCAGAAGAGGAGCAACTATCTGCGGGAGTGAACCCAACGCTCTTGCGCGTGTCAGTGGGCATTGAGCACATTGATGACATTCAAGCAGATTTTGAACAGGCGTTTGCCAAGGTGAAATTGGCTCGTCCGGTCGCCGAGGCGCTTAATTAA
- the metX gene encoding homoserine O-acetyltransferase, protein MLKGRVFEYKEPFELESGRHLPGFQLFYTTWGTLNESRDNVIWVCHAFSGNTFVKDWWGGLFGEGKTFDPAKHFIVCANTLGGCYGSTGPLSVNPETGRPYYHQFPALTNRDVVKAFHLLREHLELDTIQVLIGGSLGGQQALEWAIAYPEVIQRLVLVASNAVQSPYAIALNETQRMAIELDVTWQLNTDGAGAQGLQTARAMAMLSYRSYQAYHLGQREQSSKSLEKYRAASYQRYHGDKLAQRFNALTYWHLTKMLDSHNVGRGRGSVEEALNQVQAQTLVVGVDSDALFPLKEQKFVARYIPNATFQTIQSELGHDGFLLETDQLEQIITSFLEQKPQRKTWIPTVF, encoded by the coding sequence ATGTTGAAAGGAAGAGTTTTTGAATACAAGGAACCCTTTGAGTTGGAGTCTGGGCGGCATCTGCCCGGCTTCCAACTTTTCTATACGACCTGGGGCACGCTCAATGAGTCCCGTGACAACGTCATCTGGGTATGCCATGCCTTCAGTGGCAACACATTTGTAAAAGATTGGTGGGGCGGCCTCTTCGGCGAAGGCAAAACCTTTGACCCAGCCAAACATTTCATTGTCTGCGCCAACACCTTGGGCGGTTGCTACGGTTCTACGGGACCCTTGTCCGTGAACCCAGAAACAGGTCGGCCTTATTATCACCAGTTCCCAGCGCTCACCAACCGGGATGTGGTGAAAGCCTTCCATCTACTGCGCGAGCACCTGGAATTGGACACCATCCAAGTGCTGATAGGCGGTTCTTTGGGCGGACAGCAGGCCTTGGAATGGGCGATTGCATACCCGGAGGTAATTCAGCGCTTGGTGTTAGTGGCTTCCAACGCGGTACAGTCACCGTACGCCATTGCCCTGAACGAGACCCAGCGGATGGCCATAGAGCTGGACGTGACCTGGCAGTTGAACACAGACGGCGCCGGCGCGCAGGGTTTGCAGACGGCGCGGGCCATGGCCATGCTGTCATATAGAAGCTATCAGGCGTATCATCTGGGACAGCGCGAGCAAAGCTCAAAGTCTTTGGAAAAGTACAGAGCCGCTTCTTACCAGCGCTACCATGGAGATAAGCTTGCCCAGCGGTTCAACGCCTTAACGTATTGGCACCTTACTAAAATGCTAGACTCGCATAATGTAGGCCGGGGAAGAGGCAGCGTGGAAGAAGCCTTGAACCAAGTGCAGGCGCAGACCTTAGTGGTGGGCGTAGATTCAGATGCCTTGTTTCCCTTGAAGGAGCAGAAGTTTGTGGCCCGCTACATCCCAAATGCTACTTTTCAAACCATACAGTCTGAACTAGGCCACGACGGATTTCTGCTGGAAACCGATCAGCTAGAACAAATTATCACCTCCTTTCTGGAGCAAAAACCGCAGAGAAAGACATGGATACCAACCGTATTTTAA
- a CDS encoding STAS domain-containing protein, producing MKYTIDKKENYTVITIDEKKLDTTIAPDLKSEFVKLNAEGITNLILDLTNVKYTDSSGLSSILIANRLCNSSGGVLILTGLQEHVMKLITISKLESVLNILPTVEEGIDRVFLHEIESDLTKKEE from the coding sequence ATGAAGTACACAATTGATAAAAAAGAGAATTATACCGTCATCACGATAGATGAAAAGAAGCTTGACACCACGATCGCGCCAGATCTGAAGTCAGAGTTTGTGAAATTGAACGCAGAAGGTATAACTAATTTGATCCTAGATCTTACCAACGTAAAATATACAGATTCATCAGGGCTTTCTTCTATCCTGATTGCTAACCGTCTTTGCAACTCTTCTGGAGGAGTATTGATCTTGACTGGCTTGCAGGAGCACGTAATGAAGTTGATCACTATCTCTAAGTTAGAGTCTGTGTTGAACATCTTGCCTACGGTAGAAGAAGGTATTGACCGTGTGTTCTTACACGAGATTGAGAGCGATCTTACCAAGAAAGAAGAATAG
- a CDS encoding alpha/beta fold hydrolase, with translation MSQQAPVYLLSGLGADERLFHNLKLKHPSPKVIKWIKPEPAESLSHYAQRLLPQMEPSDQPPILVGLSFGGMVAQEIAKLIPVKRVILLSSLADTNALPWHFRLGGFLKLQEWLPFNLAKKWPVPGYWLFGVDDPEERKLFNSIVQDTDIHFLRWSLTQILKWKHQAKGFEMVVIHGDADKVLPVPQHPNVHVLKGGEHLVVLNRAEEVSALINQYLD, from the coding sequence ATGAGTCAGCAGGCACCGGTGTATTTATTGAGTGGGTTGGGCGCCGATGAGCGCTTGTTTCATAACTTGAAACTGAAGCACCCCTCCCCGAAGGTGATAAAATGGATTAAGCCAGAACCTGCCGAGTCCTTAAGCCATTACGCGCAGCGCCTCCTGCCCCAGATGGAGCCGTCTGACCAACCGCCTATCTTGGTTGGGCTGAGTTTTGGCGGCATGGTGGCCCAGGAGATAGCCAAACTCATTCCGGTCAAGCGGGTCATTTTGCTTTCCAGCCTGGCAGATACCAATGCCTTGCCGTGGCACTTCAGGTTAGGCGGTTTTTTGAAATTACAGGAGTGGCTTCCATTTAACCTGGCCAAGAAATGGCCGGTGCCAGGGTATTGGCTGTTTGGGGTGGATGACCCAGAGGAACGGAAGCTGTTCAACTCCATAGTCCAGGATACCGATATCCACTTCCTGCGCTGGTCCCTCACCCAGATTCTGAAATGGAAGCACCAGGCCAAAGGCTTTGAGATGGTGGTCATCCACGGAGACGCTGACAAAGTGTTGCCCGTGCCCCAGCACCCCAACGTCCACGTGCTCAAAGGCGGCGAGCATCTGGTGGTCTTAAACCGGGCCGAAGAGGTGAGTGCTTTGATAAACCAATACCTGGACTAG
- a CDS encoding phosphoribosylaminoimidazolesuccinocarboxamide synthase, whose protein sequence is MQALKETNFHFPQQTGFYRGKVRDVYYFQDKLALVATDRISAFDVVLPRAIPYKGQVLNQIAAKFLEATKDVVPNWVISHPAPNVTIGKQCETYKVEMVIRGYLAGHAWREYSAGKRTVCGVSMPEGLKENDRLPAPIITPTTKAAEGHDEDISREEIIRQGIVSEEEYQQLEVYTRALFQKGTELAAERGLILVDTKYEFGKADGVIYVIDEIHTPDSSRFFYSEGYQERQDANQPQRQLSKEFVRQWLIEQGFQGKDGQQVPEMTDEKVSEISQRYIELYEQVLGETFSPQPYAQDLEALQKSIAANIF, encoded by the coding sequence ATGCAAGCGCTCAAAGAAACCAATTTCCATTTTCCGCAGCAGACCGGCTTCTACCGGGGCAAGGTGCGGGACGTCTATTACTTTCAAGACAAGCTGGCCCTGGTGGCCACCGACCGCATCTCTGCCTTTGACGTGGTTCTGCCCAGAGCCATTCCTTATAAAGGACAGGTCTTAAATCAGATTGCCGCCAAATTCCTGGAAGCTACCAAAGACGTAGTGCCCAACTGGGTCATCAGTCATCCGGCACCCAACGTGACCATTGGCAAGCAATGTGAGACTTATAAAGTGGAGATGGTAATACGCGGGTATCTGGCCGGCCATGCCTGGCGCGAGTACAGCGCCGGCAAGCGTACGGTGTGCGGCGTTTCTATGCCCGAAGGCTTGAAAGAGAACGACAGACTGCCTGCGCCCATCATCACCCCCACTACCAAAGCTGCCGAAGGCCACGACGAGGACATCTCTAGAGAGGAAATCATCCGCCAAGGCATAGTCTCTGAAGAAGAGTACCAACAATTGGAAGTTTACACCAGGGCGCTATTTCAAAAAGGCACCGAGTTGGCGGCTGAGCGAGGCTTGATTTTGGTGGACACTAAATATGAGTTCGGGAAGGCAGACGGGGTCATCTATGTGATAGATGAAATACACACCCCAGATTCTTCAAGGTTCTTTTACTCAGAGGGTTACCAAGAGAGACAAGATGCCAACCAGCCGCAACGGCAACTTTCTAAAGAATTTGTACGTCAATGGCTGATAGAACAAGGTTTCCAAGGGAAGGACGGCCAGCAGGTGCCCGAGATGACCGATGAGAAGGTGTCCGAAATATCCCAGCGTTACATTGAATTATACGAGCAAGTCCTAGGCGAAACGTTCTCCCCCCAGCCCTACGCCCAGGACCTGGAAGCTTTGCAGAAGAGCATTGCCGCCAACATTTTTTAA
- a CDS encoding ribonuclease Z, translated as MDFELKILGSSSATPSFDRHHTAQLLAIGNQLNLIDCGEGTQMQLMRYKVKHQRICNIFISHLHGDHYFGLPGLLSTMHLQQRTASLNLFGPKGLAEILSLQFKYAGTQLPYKINFHEVDTTVSRKIFEDKTITVHTLPMQHRINCCGYLFKEKQKPRHLLKSKLPAFLTPPQLVRLKWGEDVLDEAGKILVRNADVTTNPKHSRSYAYCSDTKYKEDILPLIKGVDLLYHESTFLSDMTQRADYTFHSTAQQAATLALKAQVKRLLIGHFSARYKDLTPLLAEAQAVFPNTNLAVEGKTINVLE; from the coding sequence TTGGACTTTGAGTTAAAAATCCTTGGCAGTTCTTCTGCTACGCCCTCTTTTGACCGACATCATACCGCCCAACTTTTGGCAATTGGCAATCAATTAAACCTGATTGATTGCGGAGAAGGTACACAAATGCAGCTGATGCGTTACAAAGTAAAGCATCAGCGCATTTGTAACATCTTCATTAGTCACCTCCACGGTGACCATTATTTTGGCTTACCCGGTTTGCTGTCTACCATGCATTTGCAGCAGCGCACCGCCTCCCTCAACCTCTTTGGACCTAAAGGCTTAGCTGAGATTCTATCTCTCCAGTTTAAGTACGCCGGCACCCAGCTTCCTTACAAGATCAACTTCCATGAAGTAGACACCACCGTCTCCCGGAAGATTTTTGAGGACAAAACCATCACGGTGCACACCTTGCCCATGCAACACCGCATCAACTGCTGTGGCTACCTGTTCAAGGAAAAGCAAAAGCCCCGCCACCTGCTTAAAAGCAAACTTCCCGCCTTCTTGACGCCGCCTCAGCTGGTGCGCTTGAAATGGGGTGAGGATGTTTTGGATGAAGCCGGTAAGATATTGGTGCGGAACGCAGATGTAACCACCAATCCCAAGCATAGCCGCAGTTACGCCTACTGCTCAGACACCAAGTACAAAGAAGATATTCTGCCCCTGATTAAAGGAGTGGATCTGCTCTACCATGAGTCTACGTTCCTGAGTGACATGACCCAGCGCGCGGACTACACCTTTCATAGTACGGCTCAGCAGGCGGCTACACTGGCGTTGAAGGCTCAGGTAAAGCGTCTGCTCATCGGCCATTTCTCGGCCCGCTACAAGGACTTAACCCCGCTTCTAGCAGAGGCGCAGGCCGTATTTCCGAATACGAATCTGGCAGTTGAAGGAAAGACTATTAATGTCTTGGAGTAG
- the trpS gene encoding tryptophan--tRNA ligase, producing MARILTGIQSSGRPHLGNLLGAILPAIELSKKAGNDSLYFIADLHSLTSIRDAEERRMNTYAVAAAWLAFGFDTDNNIFYRQSDVPEVTELTWYLSCFAPFPMLANAHSFKDKSARRGLADVNAGLFTYPILMAADILLYDANFVPVGKDQVQHLEITRDVASSFNHLYGETFVIPEVKVDESVMTVPGINGEKMSKSYGNTIDIFLPDKELLKRVKSIVSDSKSLEEPKDPATDTTFKLYALLASEEELETMRQNYLNGGFGYGHAKQALYDLIITKYAEPRERFQYYMNNLPEIDAKLAEGAAKARAIGAPVLKRVREKLGF from the coding sequence ATGGCACGTATTCTTACCGGTATCCAGAGCAGTGGCCGCCCGCATTTGGGCAACCTGCTGGGCGCCATCCTTCCCGCTATTGAGCTTTCCAAGAAAGCCGGCAATGACTCGTTGTATTTCATCGCAGACTTGCATTCGCTCACCTCCATTAGAGACGCCGAGGAGCGCCGCATGAATACGTACGCAGTGGCGGCGGCTTGGCTGGCCTTCGGGTTTGACACAGACAACAACATCTTCTATAGACAGAGTGACGTTCCAGAGGTGACCGAGTTGACATGGTACCTGAGCTGCTTCGCGCCGTTTCCCATGCTGGCCAACGCGCACTCGTTCAAGGATAAATCCGCACGCCGCGGGTTGGCAGACGTGAACGCAGGTTTGTTCACCTACCCTATCCTCATGGCCGCCGACATTCTGTTGTATGATGCCAACTTCGTGCCCGTGGGCAAAGACCAGGTGCAGCACCTGGAAATCACCCGCGACGTGGCCTCTTCCTTCAACCACCTCTACGGCGAGACCTTTGTCATTCCGGAGGTGAAAGTGGACGAGAGCGTGATGACCGTGCCCGGCATTAACGGTGAGAAGATGAGCAAGTCCTACGGCAATACCATTGACATCTTCCTGCCAGACAAAGAATTGTTGAAACGCGTGAAGAGCATAGTCTCTGACAGCAAGAGCCTGGAAGAACCAAAAGACCCAGCCACAGACACGACCTTCAAGCTGTACGCCTTGTTGGCCTCTGAGGAGGAATTGGAGACCATGCGCCAGAACTACCTGAACGGCGGTTTCGGGTACGGCCACGCCAAGCAGGCGCTGTATGATTTGATTATCACCAAATACGCTGAGCCAAGAGAACGCTTCCAGTACTACATGAACAACCTGCCAGAGATAGACGCCAAACTAGCCGAAGGCGCCGCCAAAGCCCGCGCCATTGGCGCTCCCGTGTTGAAGCGTGTGCGGGAAAAGTTGGGGTTTTAG